The Tachysurus fulvidraco isolate hzauxx_2018 chromosome 4, HZAU_PFXX_2.0, whole genome shotgun sequence DNA window GTGAGGGGAAATATTTGACAAAGGCTGGTTTTGGCTGACTCACAGGAGCACTCCTCTGCATGCACTCCATTTCCTTTGATACCAAGTCACTCCTCAAAGATCACACACATGCAATTGTTCACCAAAAGTATTGGCCACAGGAATATAGGATATTAACAGGAAGTAATAACTCTCAAATAAAAAGGGAATGAAATTTTATGAATAACCACATCAATAAACAGTGAGTGTGATCTGCACATAAGAAACAGGGTGAAAGGAGGGGTCAGCTCTGCCTGTCTGCCATTAACTGTGGATTAGTGCTGGGCCTAACACTCATTAAAGACAGGATTTTCCTTACATCCCCTCAGGACCTGGTCACggtgttctttctctctctctctctctctctctctctctctctctctctctctctctctctctctctctctctctcacacacacacacacacacacacacacacacacacaccttgctgattttttaaaaacacacacacacacacacacacacacacacacacacacacacgctctctctctctctctctctctctctctctatatatatatatatatatatatatatatatatatatatatatatatatatatatatatatatatatatatatatattaagtagGAGAAAAgtgattttcatttttttataaattctgACTAACtcactatatatatagttaGTCAGTTAATAATAAGCCGTTCCTAATTTATCAAGATTTTGAGCTCATTTGTTATAAAACAAGTACAAAACCAAAACTTGGCTTGTGTTTATTGAAAAGCAGACAGAAAGAACGCCACTGCCCTCTGCTGTTCGAATACAGGTATTGATTATAATTGTATAAAggctcttttattttattatttatttattatatggaCCAATATATGGGCACAGCACAGCTGCTCAGTACATGCATCACTAAGGTCTTAGCACACTTACCCATAACATCAGGTACAAAACAAACAGTACATTTCAGATGCACATACAAGCTGTACAAGCAAAGAGCATCAAAATATATATTGGATATATAGTTTAGTGATTGAAAACTCTAAGATGTTTGGAGCATGACCTGAATTTGGTTGCGAAGATTAGATATTATTCCTGTTAACGTTTCTGACAAggaaacagcaaacagtaaCAGCAGCAATGAATTTAGGGCCATGACTTTCAATGTCTCTCACAACTGGAAACTAGAAATCCCAAACTCTGCTTTGCAAATTAATTCAATACAAAATGGCCTTAATTTATCTTGTATTTCTTATTGTAAATAGGTACATTGAATAGTTTCTGTGGTAATGCACTTGCTATGCAGTCAATACTAGAAAGATTGTAATTTTATTGATGTATACCATATGTAAAATGAATCAGAATCTCTTAGCAAAATGGTGGGAATGATTTTTGAAGGTTCATGAGATCCATAAGGGTAACAATATTAACAGAAACTCTGATTTAAGGTTCTGTATAGAACCTCAAAGGGCTTCTCCAGAAGGACAACTCAATAACCCTTATGTATTCAAAATGTCCTAAGAGTATATGCAGTGATATTCTGAACTAGTTTTATTCTAACATAAAACATTTGGTTTaatagtaaaaaatataaaataaaattaggcAGAAGACTAAATTCTAAATTATAGTTTGGTGATATCACTGTGGAAAGaattaaacacagaaacatttttttggCCAAAAGTTTTCGATTCACATGTGGGGACTCAGTGGAAAGCTTGAATCattatgtgaaatatttttttctgtataatcATTCTGTTGTAGTTAGTTCAATTGAAACAGTATGTTGATCTTTGATTTCTCTGATGTTAATCGAATGGAGACAAGGCTTCTTTATACAGAGGCCATCAGAGTGAATGTGTGGACTAAATTTTCTCTCTTACTCCCCAAAAGTTAGGCCAgcagtttctctctttgtccctTTGGAAAGCTCAGGAAAAACACtcaaattaaagattaaaaaaaagtgctgccCGCGATGTAAATATTAGCATTACTACAAAAAACTCTTTGTTTATTTGGGCGCAGTCTTTACATACACATAAAGTATTTTGTGTCGATTTTCACCACGACAATTCATTTGAAATCAGTTACTGCACTAGTTTGAAGAGAGAGATTTATACCAAACAGTATATTTCACTATGCCATTCATGGACAATCTACTTACTAATAAACTGTAATTTAACTAAATGTGCAGTAATGTCTTTACAGACTGCTAGTGTGTGTCACAGGTTTTTGGAGCTGCTGAGTGTTGAATAGTCAGGTCTGTGTGCTGTGGAGGCAGTGGGGAGAGGGGCTTATGAAAGAGCCGTTCAGCAGCTGGGTGAGCCTCAATTTGCTTCAAGCAGCTCTCAGAGAGGGTGCAGCATATCCTGAGAACACAGCacagccccacacacacgcacacacacacatgaggaGCCATGTGTCCCACGTGCTTGCCTCTATGCACAATGCGGCCTTATAAGATAGGAACGTGAAGTACACTCCAAGACAGCACAAAATGAGTTCAAGAAAAACATCCATGGAaacgaaaataaaaacagttagtGATGTTTGACTTCACTGGTCTCCCTGTCTTTTATTACACATGGTCCTTTATGAGGTCAGCAGTTGACAACACAGAATGATTAATGCTCCATGGCTTCATTGGGAATTTGTGACACAGCTAACATCTGATTTTTACGTTTCTTACGATGAAGCACTACATAAAAATCTTCATGTAAAATCTACATATTCAACCTGGTTGCATCACCATGGTCCCCACCTTCACCCCTCACACCACCCAACTCCACTTCAATAAGCTCTTCTTTATGCATGTGTTTCAGGGCCCCTATCTAACTCCAGTCACCTGGAATCATTCAGTCCCTACACAATTATGGTGCCCCTGGTTCTAAATTCCGCTTCTTAAgattacacatttttttgttttccctgaTTTCAAACACAACCGATCAGCTCATTAACAAACCATTAACTAAATTGGCATGATGTTTTAATGTAGGCAAAACATATCCTGTACTGCATGCCATATTCATAAGTCTGAGGTTAAGATCCACTTGTACACAATTAGCTTTGTATCTctaataataacacatttaaaagaatttgatacagaaacaaacatgttttcataATTACTAAGACCAATATTACATATTCAGGTTAGGCCCAATAGTTATGGATTTATAAAGTCGTTTTGCATCAAATTGCTAGGTGATTTGAATCCTGGAGAATTCACACAGCTAAAATATCTAATATAACACCACTGTTCACAATGCCGAGtcacattaatttaatttaattttatttgtaaacaaAAGTCATAAATACACAAGTACAGTACTGTCAATCTGTACCTTCAGTCTGGTGTAGATTGTTAGTTTATATGTTGTATGACTTTCATAACAATGTAGTccttaatgtatttatatttctacAGTACATCAAAAACCCAGTCCTCTTTTGTGAAAGTATCTGTATCATTGTCTTCTAATATTATTAAACCATCCTACctcttgtattattttatattattaattaactatttattaacattttcctTTCACCATACATTCTCCTCACTTTACATACACCCAATCATCTGATAATGAAGGTTTTACTCAAATGTTATCAGTAAATGTCTCTGCGTGACAGCAGAtgcaagaaaaacagaaataaaataaaaaaaaacagttgcagTTACCTTACTTTTAATTGATTGTTTAACAGTTCCTGCTTTCAAGTTGTATCTAGAATCCATTAGGCTTGTGCAAAAGTCTCATTCTCTGGCTTTGACTCCATTTTGTGTTtggaacacaaacagtaaacgcacatttatgttgattaaaaacaCAGTTTTGTCCAGCATCACAAAATATCAAAAGAAACTATAAAAGACACAACAACAACTTCGATAAAGATGTTTGGCTTAAAGTGTCTCCAGGACTAAAAACAATAATCTAATTtacttatacaaataaaatccctTTTCAAACACAAGCAGCAAATACAATTAATTAACCGTTCAGCTTCTTAATTAGTCGAACCAAACTGAATGCACTTTGATTAAAGCTAAACCATGAGGTAAATGCTGAAGGCATACAACATCTGTGCTCCAGTGTGGTATTTATGCTTTTGAAAATACATTCACTGCTCTGTTTGAAATGTTTAACACTAGATTGCTACTAAAACTGAAAGTTAAAATCTGTAACATATGAAAAATTAAACTGTTTTTCTTCAAGCAAGCTAATAGATTTATTAACCAATGTCTCCTCACTGTCAACAAATCGATAACCAAATAGCTCCATAGTCGGCCCACAAACCTCTTGCACAACTTGGGCTAATTTGAAGGGTATACTGAAGCGCCACTTTTCTACCTGCTCTGAAGAGTTCTTCTGTGTAGAATACACTCCACTGGCAACCTCTGAAGCATGTGTGTTCTTAATGATCCATTCCCTCGCGTGTGATGTGAATGGTATCCCAGTAAACCCGTACATCTCAGCCGCTTTCTGCATGGGGTATCTGGCAATGTCCTCATAGCGCACAAGCATGTAGCGATTTTCCAGCCAATCCGGTTGGCTCAAGCCCAGCTCGGCAGACTCACGGATTTGATTGCAATTTCCTTGGAGCCGTTTCACTTCTTCGTCATCAATGGGTACCTCTCCATTTGCTGCCCAACTTTTCCAAGTCTGGTATTTGCTAGAGAAGGCTACCATTCTTGAGGCCAGGACAGCACGGGGGTCCCTCACCAGCTGTATGACCTTAATATCCAATCTAGGATCTTCCACTAGCAAACGGAGTGAGTCCAGCTGCCGAACCCTAACCGTCTTGATGGCCCTGTGCTTCTTCCTCAGACAGGACTGAGAGGCCAAGGTGAAATTGAGAGGGCCACAGCGGCGTGTTCTGCAGCGATATCTTTCAAAAACTTTCTTCTGCATCGGAGTGCACACCTGCTCCTCACACAGTGCCATGCTGGACACACGGCGGAACAGAGCTGGAGTGACATGCTCTAGAGGAGGCGGGCTAATGAAGCTCTCCAGCAGCGAGAAGTCACACAAGAATAGGCTTAGCAGCACGTCTCGATATGCAATAGATGAGATGTTGGAATTGGGGATCAATGTGTCCTGAGAAAGTGTCCGCTCTACATGCCACAGTGGCTCAAACAGGTAGAACATGTTGGTGCCAAGCTGGTTAAAAAACTCACCTACAAAGGAGGATCCAGTGCGAGTGGTGGCCAATAAGAGAATGTGCTTTTGGCCAGTCTGGTCTGCATCTAAAAGCTGTGtggaatttatatttatctcactGTCATACAAACTGGAGCCATTGAAGAACGAAAGAGGGTCTGGGGtttgttgtgtctgtctgtgcatgagCTTGTCTGAGACCCTGTAAGAGCCAGAAAGAAATTATATCCTCTAAATTTACACAATACCAGTGGATTTTCACTCTCATAAAGACATCATTTTCCTATTTAGTTTCAAggtagttactgaataattcatcaCAGTACTGagtaatatatgataaataactGAATAGCAAGCTAAGAGCAAAGCAAAAGCTCACCTTGAGATAATATTGTTTTCCCTTTCAATGATGACAAGGGccacaatgcagatgatgaaaATAACATATTTATTCCTCATTCTTGAACAGGCTTCTGTTTGGAAATCCCTCCACAGTCTGTATATGTAGCTATGTAGGTTCATCTCATGTCAGGACATGACGTACTGCTGACCTGCATTAAGCTACAACATTAggaaatacaaaaacatatcTTATTCTTCTCACattctttatactgtacattgcaTTGCATTGTACAGAGTGGTTCAAATCACCTGCTatccaaaatacacaaaataagcTAACCAGCTGCTTGTGTTATAAATTAAGCTGCTAACAATGAGAGCTTCATGACTATTTAGCACAGCTGAGAGAAGGACAACCTGAGCTTTGTTCTTTCAGATTCAATAATAGCAACTACTGTCATCACCTTCCCACTAATAGCAGTGAGGAGTTGAAATGCATTCAACAGGACAGAATGCCTGAGTATATTCAGCTGAGGACAGTATAACTGTGGCACCACCCTACAAACTCTGTTAATAAAGAACAGACCCAGAGCACATGAGCCCTGAGAGGAAGAGCTCTGCAGTAAGACCCAGAGGAACAAATGCTGTGACGCTCCCTGCCACTGGGTACAGTGTAGGAGAACGTGATGAATATTTTGCCAGCAATTCCCTATATAAATCTAAAACACACCAGCTCTTAATAAAATCTTCTCAATCCAACTAAAGGCATTTCctaacatttaaaacactaaGCAGATAGTTTTAgtaatattttttgttgatATCATTTCTCAAAACATGGCAAGTGATTTGTGAAAATCAgtcaaatttgtgatttttgaAAATCAGCTGTACTGATAATGTTAAATGTATGGATTAATGAGCtgactactattattattaaaaaggttCCCTGCACTGGTACTACAGTGTATTTTATAAGTTTATTGTGTAAGCACTTGGCAGGATCAAGTCCTCTTATAGTAAAGCAACATTACATAAAGAATGAAATATGTTAAGATGTGTTgctatatgtaaaaataaacttatacagcaatttgccaatcaACTAAAAgttccatttattaatgaacaaccAATAATTCAATCTGATGgctagaaataaaatgaaactccttttaataaggaaaatacatttgcataggacaaatgtgttatttttttacaaatacttCCAAATTGCCACAAACAAGTTCCAACCAGTGCTTGTCTTTTAACATCTGTTTGCAAAACCATACGAAGCATGTGTAGTATACTGTACTGTCAAATGTAGTGTTTTCAGTCAAACCAACCGTCAGATCAAATCTTAGCAGAATCTTCCCACTATTTGGGTACATCAAGTAAGTAAATTATCTGCACAAAGCATCTCATTTAGGAAAAGACACAATTTTCAGGCCGACAGTGAATGATAGTTTGCTCTGTAAGTAAATATAAACCAGTTATGCGAGCTTATTATGTTATAGCAATCAAACTGTCAGCAGTTGCGTCTTAGCTGAGATCTTTACATATTCAAAACCCAGTGGAGCATTTGACAAATCTGATGATCTGCTGAAGCAGAAACGGACATCACTctgtttattattcaaatacaaATTACATTAACTGCTGCACTCTAGACTAAAAGTGgcatgatattaaaaaaataaagcgtAGAAACATGATAATCCAGTTATTTATGTAACTACAGTCATTTATAatctcattaaaataaaacatgataaaaTTAGACTTTTTTTCAGAAAATAGAACATATAAAATTAGCTGCTAACTGTTAAGTGTTTGCTAAAACTAGTATTTTTACTAATGTTCGTGTTCAGAAGGTCGTTACTAGTCATTTTGTGGTCAAGGTGTTTGTTATTGCTTTATACATGAAAATTCAATAATATGACAAGGAACATGCCACACAGTGCAAATGTAGGAATCAGTGTCACAGAGGTATAAGCTCTATGAGTGTGAGAAGCATGTTGCagctctgtgtttttgtcttgtttcaTTACTGAGTGCTTTGTGGTTCAGCAGTGCGTGATGGCACATCCTGGGAGGCACTGTTTAGTGGGAGTTCTTGTGCAATATAAATCCACAATCAGCAATGACAGGCTCACTGATGCTTCTTGGGCCCACAAGGTTCAGATGTGGCTGGGGAACACTGTGGCAGAGGAGGTGAGGAAAGAGCTGGCAGAAAGCCTACACAAGCACATGGAAGCAGACTGATATTTCAATGACAGCCTGTATTTAGCTTATATTATTTTTCTGCATGAACTGTATTGCttgttgtctttttaatgttttattcagtgggaatattacagatattataaatgtttaccAAGCATTTATGAACTACAATACTTATTTATGATATCCAATCATGCATTCATTTTGGTAAGTACTTTCTACTGAACATGGTTGCAGTGGATCTAGATCATATACAGGGAACACTGTGTGTTAATAGGGAAAAGATCTTACTGTAAATTGGATAACAGTCCGTTGCTGGACACCATGCACTCACACCTCCATTAACAACTAGGGGCAAATTAGAATAGCCACAGATAGTTTTGAAGAGCCTGGAGGACCCAAAGAATGGCTACATGAACAAGCATAATTTACGACTGTgtgaaaaattatattttgtaaatgatGCACTGGGAGAATCCAGTATCTGATCCCCAAGCAACAGTGAATGTATGTCAAGCTGAACTGATGTGatttatctaaataaataaactaaactctTTTTGAATGATAAACAACATGCAAAAAGTCTGTGGGCACTAGTCAAAATGCTCCTGCTTTACATtatctttcatttaaaacaaagcttttcattacaaatgataTTAGTAATAACAGAATTTTAGAAATATGTACACAAGTTTCAGAATTTCTTAGtatagtttattttttgctttaaggaCTGTGCACTAGAGCTGACACAGACTCTTTACAGCTTGTGTAAaaatgggggatgtggtagtctagtggttaaggtgttgggctaccaatcagaaggttgtgagtttgatgcCCATATCCACcatgctgctactgctgggcccctgagcaaggtccttaaccctcaattgctcacttgtatgaaatgagataaaaatgtacattgctctggataagggtgtctgctaaatgctgtaaatgtaaaaaccgATGATTAAATCCTTCTTTTTGTCATCTGAACACATGCTCCAATAGAAGGGAAAATGGTCTGTACAAGGAATAAGGTTTGATGACCTTCTGTACAACTGACATGGTAAGTTTCCCAAAGTTCTTTACATTTAAACAGTAACTTAAAACCTGTGCGATATCTTTAATattgaattgttttgttttggttggttgttttttaaatcacagaaattaaaatttaaatgtactttttttttaatgtcaatttttaaacatttttatttaaaattttaattttaattttaggaCTGGGTATACATTTGGTTTTATAGACTGAGTATACATTTTTCCTAATGCCATTTTTAATGAAGGGTCTAGTACACATGATTTGAGGTCTGatttcagtatatatatatagtttgtgCTGTACATGAGGATATATGGATCTACAATACACACTTTTTCATCAGATCAACATCTGCATTATTTTCCAGGTTATGCGTAAaggacaaacaaacagatactTTCACAGCACTTGTCATATCTTAACGTTCAGTTTGATTGTTATTTAATCGAATTACACGAAGAAATGTGCTAATAGGTTTATTTTGAAACGAAAGGTCATTCAAATCACTTTCACCAAATACCTTTATTATTaaactctaaaaaaaacaaaaaaacaaaacaaacaatcgCCAAAGCCTGAACTCTTTAAATCCCCCTTTTTTTGAGCTCTGACAGTTTTCTGTGTACACATTCATACCTTTCTCCTATCAGACCCTCTGGACGCTGTGAGATGATTCATGGCTCATTGCGTTGCCGCGCGCTCGCGCTCCAGCCCACCGACTCCACGTGCTCTCAGAAGTGCAACCTGTAAACGCTTCACCGTGAACGTGTCCAATGTTCGATTAgcaccctgtttttttttttttaagtcttttaAATGAACCCTGTTTAAAACGTATGAAGATATTACGCATCCAGGCAAGCTGTAAAGTAATCCACAACTTCTCACATCCTTGTATGGAGAAGAAATataatctctctttctttctttttaaaaattctaacCAGTTTTAAACCTAATACATTTTTTGCTGCAGAGATTTTAATAGTAAAGTAGACGCGGTGTTGAGACGCCTTACGGCGCAGTCACGTGGTATGAAGCCCCTCGTGGCGGAGCTCACAAGCGATGCTCTGTTTCTCTTCAAGATGACTTTCCACGTGTAGATTCGGGGGAGCTGGATGGGTAAAGTAGGGGTGGTCTTGCACCACGCCTAAATCCCTCCCACAGAACTGTGAATAAAGTTAATCTGTCACATGTAGGAACAGTTAATTCATCCtataataacatataaaaacatgcttataataacaataaactcCATGGCTTTATGAAAAACATGGTTTCATGAATATTTTTAGGGACATATATCCATTTAAGAAAAACATATGTCACATATGAAATAAGCAGTATGCGATCAGAGCTATTATAACTCTTAACACCACCACTTGCTGTACAATGCTGTATATCATTGTAACTACATATGACTGCAAAATTGCTTGTCCCTGGTTTTTCGGATTAACATACCAAATAAGCCCTTAAATTTCTGCCCTTAAACACTGGTTTAATCATAACATCTCTGCCATCTCTTCTTGTGGGACAATACTCAATTGTCATCAATTTGTTGTCACACTTTGCCATTATTGAGTGCTGATGTTACATCAACATGTTATTACACCTTTGGCCACATACATGGATTTTGGAGAAagcaatattcattcattcattcattcattgtctaccgcttatccgaacttctcgggtcacggggagcctgtacctatctcaggcgtcattgggcatcaaggcaggagacaccctggacagattgccaacccatcgtagggcacacacactctcattcactcacacactacggacaattttccagagatgccaatcaacctaccatgcgtgtctttggaccgggggaggaaaccagagtacccagaggaaacagcggaggcacagagagaacatgcaaactccacacacacaaggcagaggcaggaatcaaacccccaaccctggaggtgtgaggcaaacgtgctaaccactaagccaccgtgccctccgaGAGAGCAATAGTACCTTGGTTATTCTTCAGGATTTTTACTGGTGCATATTGACAGGCATACTACATGCTGTTTAACTACTGTAAAAGATATATACTTTGTGTGGTTGCAGCCAATCAGTGGAAATGTGAAAATTAGTGGAAAATTCATTAAGACTAAAACATACAGTTGTTTTTCATCTGCATTTTAGACTGGATGCCCAATCAGCATCACCGTATACAACAAGTTTCCCATCACTATTCTTGTAACTGT harbors:
- the chst3a gene encoding carbohydrate sulfotransferase 3a, yielding MNLHSYIYRLWRDFQTEACSRMRNKYVIFIICIVALVIIERENNIISRVSDKLMHRQTQQTPDPLSFFNGSSLYDSEININSTQLLDADQTGQKHILLLATTRTGSSFVGEFFNQLGTNMFYLFEPLWHVERTLSQDTLIPNSNISSIAYRDVLLSLFLCDFSLLESFISPPPLEHVTPALFRRVSSMALCEEQVCTPMQKKVFERYRCRTRRCGPLNFTLASQSCLRKKHRAIKTVRVRQLDSLRLLVEDPRLDIKVIQLVRDPRAVLASRMVAFSSKYQTWKSWAANGEVPIDDEEVKRLQGNCNQIRESAELGLSQPDWLENRYMLVRYEDIARYPMQKAAEMYGFTGIPFTSHAREWIIKNTHASEVASGVYSTQKNSSEQVEKWRFSIPFKLAQVVQEVCGPTMELFGYRFVDSEETLVNKSISLLEEKQFNFSYVTDFNFQF